The Cygnus atratus isolate AKBS03 ecotype Queensland, Australia chromosome 12, CAtr_DNAZoo_HiC_assembly, whole genome shotgun sequence genome has a segment encoding these proteins:
- the LOC118246305 gene encoding protein C19orf12 homolog, giving the protein MPIRVDDVMQLLCRVSQEKGMKAAVKHSGRGALVAGATAFLGGLMGGPPGIAVGGALGGLLGAWMNSGQFRPVPQILLELPPAEQQKLYDEAMAILKRLDWTDVVQLTALIMGNAGLQQKLAGVVMNYLSRELRAEIQYGE; this is encoded by the exons ATGCCCATCAGGGTTGATGATGtgatgcagctgctgtgccGTGTTTCCCAGGAGAAGGGAatgaaagctgctgtgaaacACTCTGGTCGAGGAGCACTGGTGGCAGGTGCAACAGCGTTTCTTGGGGGCTTGATGGGAGGCCCACCTGGTATCGCTGTAG GAGGAGCACTTGGTGGATTGCTTGGTGCCTGGATGAATAGTGGACAGTTCAGGCCAGTCCCTCAGATTTTATTGGAATTGCCTCCTGCCGAGCAGCAGAAACTCTATGATGAAGCAATGGCTATTCTCAAGCGCTTAGACTGGACAGATGTCGTTCAGCTGACTGCTCTCATAATGGGAAATGCTGGTCTCCAGCAGAAGTTGGCAGGAGTGGTGATGAATTACCTCTCCAGAGAGCTAAGAGCAGAGATACAGTATGGAGAATAA